The following are from one region of the Pygocentrus nattereri isolate fPygNat1 chromosome 20, fPygNat1.pri, whole genome shotgun sequence genome:
- the LOC108416161 gene encoding excitatory amino acid transporter 1-like, producing WCSGGDWLWPHFETSPQFRTQYGKRVVTVKVDVNGTGNESELSYEEAIPVLGTVNGINALGLVVFSMSFGLIIGSMKEQGQPLRDFFDCLNEAIMRLVAIIMWYAPVGILFLIAGKIVEMEDLSVMGGQLGMYTVTVIVGLLIHGVVVLPALYFLVTRKNPFVFIGGLLQALVTALGTSSSSATLPITFKCLEENNGVDKRVTRFVLPVGATINMDGTALYEALAAIFIAQVNEMDLNFGQILTISITATAASIGAAGIPQAGLVTMVIVLTSVGLPTDDITLIIAVDWLLDRLRTTTNVLGDSIGAGIVEHLSRHELATVDTELGNCVLAENQEKKTPYKLISQNNDDRLPDSETKM from the exons TGGTGTAGCGGAGGAGACTGGCTGTGGCCTCATTTTGAGACCTCCCCTCAGTTTAGGACTCAGTACGGTAAGCGCGTGGTGACGGTGAAGGTGGACGTGAACGGCACCGGTAACGAGTCTGAGCTCAGTTACGAGGAGGCCATCCCGGTGTTGGGCACGGTGAACGGTATCAACGCTCTGGGCCTGGTGGTCTTCTCCATGAGCTTCGGCCTCATCATCGGCAGCATGAAGGAGCAGGGCCAGCCGCTGCGGGACTTCTTCGACTGTCTCAACGAGGCCATCATGAGGCTGGTGGCCATCATTATGTG GTACGCTCCTGTGGGGATCCTGTTCCTGATTGCAGGGAAGATAGTGGAGATGGAGGATCTCTCTGTGATGGGGGGGCAGCTGGGCATGTACACTGTAACGGTCATCGTCGGCCTGCTAATACACGGCGTGGTCGTTCTGCCCGCTCTCTACTTCCTGGTTACCCGCAAAAATCCCTTTGTGTTCATCGGAGGACTGCTGCAGGCTCTCGTCACTGCTCTGGGCACCTCCTCCAG CTCGGCCACTCTGCCCATCACCTTCAAGTGTCTGGAGGAGAATAACGGTGTAGATAAACGTGTGACGCGGTTTGTCCTACCAGTGGGAGCCACCATAAACATGGATGGGACGGCACTGTACGAGGCGCTGGCCGCCATATTCATCGCTCAAGTAAATGAAATGGACCTCAACTTCGGACAGATACTGACCATCAG TATCACAGCTACAGCCGCCAGTATCGGAGCAGCTGGAATCCCTCAGGCTGGACTGGTTACCATGGTGATAGTGCTGACCTCAGTAGGACTGcccactgatgacatcacactAATCATTGCAGTTGATTGGTTGCT ggacCGTCTGCGCACCACCACTAATGTTCTAGGTGACTCTATCGGAGCGGGAATCGTGGAGCACCTGTCCCGTCACGAGCTGGCGACGGTGGACACTGAGCTGGGGAACTGTGTTC